The Papaver somniferum cultivar HN1 chromosome 6, ASM357369v1, whole genome shotgun sequence genome segment ATGGCTGAAATGGACAATTTATGGTGGGAATTAGAGCACTTGACAATTCACAGCTGATCGGTGGTTGCTCATTAAAACTAAATCCTATTTCCTAATACAGTCATGGCACATTATTCCCCATTGGGTTTATGGAGGAGAGCTCAAGTGCCAGCCCTGATGTACAATCTAGGATTTTCTTTTAGGTTGTTACCTATTTTGTGTTAGAGATCGGCAAATGATGTTTTTTGGACAGTTGTACATTAAATTGCAATAAGTTAAGCTCTGCCCCTACAATCTAAAAAAAAGCATAGGAACATTATGGATAGGACTTCATGGGGGTGTGGCTTGATCACGTATTTGTAACAATCACCCTTGTTTTCTCAAGAGACATATCCTTATGACCTATGTGATAGAGATATGAGTTTAAAAGATTGTATCTCATAGTTTCCATTATTGCAGGTGAGCAATGAACAACTCAGACTGGGTTGACGGGTTGAAAGATGTTTCAGTTAGTTCTTTTAATTGTGTTTAACTCACACAATAACAATGACACATAATAAGTGTCAAACAACAAAGATAGAAACAGATAATCCCAATCGTGAATTAGCAGGAAAAACACATAAATGCGCAATTAGATTGTTTCTATTCAGAACGAAAGCAAAAACAAAAGCTAACAATTTTTCAATCAAAACAAAGTCCAATctggaaggaaaaagaaaaacaaatattaaGGCGTAACAATATGAAGTATTGACAGGAGCTTTTAACATGTTTTACcctatttattttttaatactAGATTCTAACGGAAGGTGCTCTAGTCAATCTAAATAAGACATGTGTTTATTTTCCAAGGGTTCCATTTGTTTGGATTAGTAGAATCATCGACAGAGTTGCTGTGGATTTCGCCTAGAGCTTGCTTTATCTATTCCTCTTTGATTCTCATTGCCATTACTTTATTTCTATCTTTTGGCTCGAGAGTCCATTAAGTATACTCTAGAAATGCTTCTCATTGTTGAGGACACAGAAATGTATACAATGGTGGAACAAGATTTGAAAAGCAAGAAAATGTATGAACAGTTGAATAAGATCAAAATGCATGGTTTATAAAAcagaaactgaaaaaaaaatgaatacaaACATGAAAAGGTTGGAGGTTTACCTGGGGTCCATATATGGTCGAAGATCGATTGTTTCTTCAAAATTAACATGGCCACTCAATTTACTTAAGCGGCCACGAGTATCTTGGCTGAACCTCTTCAAATGAATGGTGAGAATTGAAGGAGCACTATTAATTAGAATCCTTTTAGTCGCATCCCTCTTTACTTTCAGACTTTTAGAGTCCACTTCCTCGCCTTCACCGGATTCCTGCGTTGCGGCTGAACAATCCGAATCCATATTTTCTGCTCGATTAATACAACTTACAGTAGTACCTGACCCATTTGCATTACATGAATAATCGACTTGACAATTAGACGTGTCAACTATAAGATCAGCATTACTTTCTTGATCCTCAGTAATACTCTTACATTTAGAATAGTTTGCCGAACCATCAGATCTCACCAACTGGGAGACTGGGGTCTGATTAGTTGATGTGGAATGAATATCACTATCCTGCTTCCCCCTGTCTAAATTTTCATCTATATCCAATAAAGAACTTTGACCTTCATTGATCTGACAATTCAGACCAATAGTTGGCTGGCATTCCTTACTTTCTTCCGGTACTTGATCTTGCATAATCTTAGAACAATTCCCACAGAGCCAACCATGGTCACTGGAAAGAAGAAGTTCAGCTTTTGTAAAATGTGCTAAACAAGTATCTATGGAAACTGGTGCACCCTTATCATCAATTTCATCAGCATCAGATTCTGTACTGTTTCCCGCAAAAAACTTAGATTCTAACATATCATTTTCCGGGAAGCTTTTTTCACCAAACCAAGATCCTGAGTTGGGAACAGAATCCAACTCCGGTTCATTAAACAAATCTCCTAAGCCATCAAACCCTGTATCTTGTCCACAGCCCGCAACAGACAAGGATGTCTCAGCTTCCTTGGTCAATATATCCTCAGTATTTGAAATGTCCTCTTTATATGGAAGCAAAATAGCTTTAGAATCTGGAGCCTGTGAAGGGAGTTCATCCTTACAAGAGTTTACCTGGGAAGAACCCAAATCAGGTGTGGATTCCTTATTTGCGGAGACAACCTGGCTTTGTGAGTCCGAGTTATTCTGTATCATATCAGTTTGATCAGATAGTTTCTCCTCAGAAGCTTGCATAACTGgatcatcattattttgagagAGCAAAACACCCTTATCTAATGCTGCATCTGGGCCAAGATAATCCAACCATGAAATACTATCAAGTGCTTCTTCCATGAGAGGCAAAAAGACTGGTCCTGATGAAGACTCCTTGTTTCCCGATATGCCTGAAGAGGTGTTAGCCAATACAAGAACACCATCATTTTTTTCCTTTACCTGGATCTTTCCACCTTTTCTTACTTCCCTTTTTGGAGGCAACTTCTTTTTCTTAGGTCGACTGAGTACTGATGGTTTCCTCGACGAATGTTTCTTCGTTGGTACTTCCAGTGATAGGTCT includes the following:
- the LOC113289854 gene encoding ubiquitin carboxyl-terminal hydrolase 2-like, which gives rise to MGKKIKRKTKNIQKERAVSSDSSRTSLAKLNPPPVNVNNDSLLVVEKKLCSHIFEGVHFDKISSKISSSESVKCRDCREHASERRGAKGRSKHGKKNGAGSVQKKSELKPVWVCLECGHFSCGGVGYPNIPQTHAFQHYKTSRHPCIIQFNNPKLRYCFQCDALIPFEKSDDNGEQKDHLGDIVKAIKGKSSRGSSMDPEDVGGIMKIENAESLVLDGSGRYIVRGLLNLGNTCFFNSVMQNLLSMDPLRDHLMKLNRFAGPLTISLKKLFIETSLISDSRNGISPKNLFGCICAKAPQFSGYQQQDSHELLRCLLDGLCTEELAVRKLHNSEKDVTSSNSSPVLVEMIFGGQLSSTVSCVECGHSSNVYEPFLDLSLEVPTKKHSSRKPSVLSRPKKKKLPPKREVRKGGKIQVKEKNDGVLVLANTSSGISGNKESSSGPVFLPLMEEALDSISWLDYLGPDAALDKGVLLSQNNDDPVMQASEEKLSDQTDMIQNNSDSQSQVVSANKESTPDLGSSQVNSCKDELPSQAPDSKAILLPYKEDISNTEDILTKEAETSLSVAGCGQDTGFDGLGDLFNEPELDSVPNSGSWFGEKSFPENDMLESKFFAGNSTESDADEIDDKGAPVSIDTCLAHFTKAELLLSSDHGWLCGNCSKIMQDQVPEESKECQPTIGLNCQINEGQSSLLDIDENLDRGKQDSDIHSTSTNQTPVSQLVRSDGSANYSKCKSITEDQESNADLIVDTSNCQVDYSCNANGSGTTVSCINRAENMDSDCSAATQESGEGEEVDSKSLKVKRDATKRILINSAPSILTIHLKRFSQDTRGRLSKLSGHVNFEETIDLRPYMDPRSVGKGEYKYSLLGIVEHSGSMRGGHYVAYVKGDKSRGKKEEDNEGSTWYYASDSHTREVSLAEVLRSEAYILFYGKR